The Oscillatoria sp. FACHB-1407 genome includes a region encoding these proteins:
- the ftsH3 gene encoding ATP-dependent zinc metalloprotease FtsH3, with protein sequence MNKRWRNAGLYALLVVVVIFLATALLDRPGDSRATWRYSQFVQEVEQNRVEKVTISADRTRAQATTRAGEKVDVNLPNDPELLTILNQNDVDISVSPQTDDNVWARVLSTLLIPFLLLVVLFFVLRRAQNGPGSQAMNFGKSRARVQMEPQTQVTFSDVAGIDQAKLELAEVVDFLKNADRFTAVGAKIPKGVLLVGPPGTGKTLLARAVAGEAGVPFFSISGSEFVEMFVGVGASRVRDLFEQAKTNAPCIVFIDEIDAVGRQRGAGLGGGNDEREQTLNQLLTEMDGFEGNTGIIIIAATNRPDVLDAALLRPGRFDRQVVVDRPDYAGRLEILNVHARGKTLAKDVDLEKIARRTPGFTGADLANLLNEAAILAARRNLTEISMDEVNDAIDRVLAGPEKKDRVMSEKRKALVAYHEAGHALVGALMPDYDPVQKISIIPRGRAGGLTWFTPSEDRMDSGLYSRSYLQNQMAVALGGRLAEEIVFGEEEVTTGASNDLQQVARVARQMVTRFGMSDRLGPVALGRQQGNMFLGRDIAAERDFSEETAAAIDDEVRNLVDQAYRRAKTVLLENRKVLDTLAEILIERETVDSEELQELLATNDVKMASIA encoded by the coding sequence GTGAATAAGCGGTGGAGAAATGCGGGATTGTATGCTCTTCTGGTCGTAGTCGTCATTTTCTTGGCGACAGCATTGTTAGATCGACCGGGTGACAGCAGAGCAACTTGGCGATATAGCCAATTCGTTCAGGAAGTTGAGCAAAACCGGGTTGAGAAGGTGACGATCAGTGCCGATCGCACTAGAGCGCAAGCTACAACTCGTGCAGGGGAAAAAGTGGATGTCAATTTGCCCAATGACCCCGAATTGCTGACCATTCTGAACCAAAACGACGTTGACATTTCTGTCTCACCTCAAACAGACGACAACGTTTGGGCACGAGTCTTAAGTACCTTGCTCATTCCGTTCCTGTTATTGGTGGTGTTGTTCTTCGTCTTGCGACGCGCCCAAAATGGTCCTGGTAGTCAGGCAATGAATTTTGGCAAATCGAGAGCCAGAGTGCAGATGGAGCCTCAAACTCAGGTCACCTTCTCCGATGTTGCGGGTATCGACCAGGCGAAATTGGAACTGGCAGAGGTCGTAGACTTCCTGAAGAATGCCGATCGCTTCACAGCAGTGGGTGCCAAGATCCCCAAAGGTGTGCTACTGGTTGGTCCTCCTGGAACGGGCAAAACCCTGTTGGCGCGTGCTGTAGCCGGTGAAGCAGGCGTTCCCTTCTTTTCAATCTCCGGTTCCGAATTTGTGGAAATGTTTGTCGGTGTCGGTGCTTCTCGTGTCCGTGACCTGTTTGAGCAAGCTAAAACTAACGCCCCCTGTATCGTGTTTATCGATGAAATCGATGCGGTCGGTCGTCAACGGGGTGCTGGCTTGGGCGGCGGTAACGATGAACGCGAACAGACTCTTAACCAGCTATTGACTGAGATGGATGGTTTTGAGGGCAATACGGGGATTATCATCATCGCAGCTACCAACCGTCCTGATGTATTGGATGCGGCTCTGTTGCGTCCCGGTCGCTTTGACCGTCAGGTAGTGGTCGATCGCCCCGACTATGCTGGTCGTCTGGAAATCCTCAACGTCCATGCTCGCGGCAAGACTCTGGCGAAAGACGTGGATCTGGAAAAGATTGCCCGTCGTACTCCCGGTTTCACCGGAGCCGATCTGGCTAACCTGTTGAACGAAGCGGCAATTTTAGCGGCTCGTCGTAACCTGACTGAGATCTCAATGGATGAGGTCAACGATGCGATCGATCGCGTGTTGGCAGGTCCAGAGAAGAAAGACCGCGTTATGAGCGAAAAGCGCAAAGCTCTGGTGGCTTATCACGAAGCAGGTCACGCTCTGGTTGGTGCCCTCATGCCTGACTATGACCCTGTACAGAAAATCAGCATTATTCCTCGTGGTCGTGCGGGTGGTTTGACCTGGTTCACTCCCAGCGAAGATCGGATGGACTCTGGGTTATATTCCCGTTCCTATCTGCAAAATCAGATGGCGGTTGCGTTGGGTGGTCGTCTCGCTGAAGAGATCGTCTTCGGTGAAGAGGAAGTCACGACAGGTGCTTCCAATGACCTGCAACAGGTGGCTCGTGTAGCACGTCAGATGGTAACTCGGTTTGGGATGAGCGATCGCCTCGGTCCTGTGGCATTGGGTCGTCAGCAAGGCAACATGTTCCTCGGTCGAGATATCGCCGCAGAGCGTGACTTCTCTGAAGAAACCGCAGCCGCGATCGACGACGAAGTCCGCAACTTGGTGGATCAAGCTTATCGTCGTGCCAAGACAGTCCTTCTAGAGAACCGCAAAGTGCTCGATACTCTGGCAGAGATCCTGATTGAGCGCGAAACCGTTGACTCTGAAGAGTTGCAAGAATTGTTAGCAACCAACGATGTCAAGATGGCATCGATCGCCTAG
- a CDS encoding DMT family transporter yields the protein MMYFLIAVIAALAYTVGGVFMKLSSGFSQLVPSVMVYLLFLVGASLQIYLTNNSHLGITYILVLGLEAVCAALFSALLFKEGYTAFTIIGIMLVVAGTAFLRAEAG from the coding sequence ATGATGTATTTCCTTATTGCCGTGATCGCGGCTCTTGCGTATACGGTGGGTGGCGTTTTTATGAAACTCTCGTCTGGGTTTTCTCAACTCGTCCCCAGCGTGATGGTCTATCTGCTTTTTCTGGTCGGTGCTAGCCTGCAAATCTATCTCACCAACAATTCCCACCTTGGAATTACCTACATTTTGGTCTTGGGATTAGAAGCCGTCTGCGCTGCTCTGTTCAGTGCTCTCCTGTTTAAGGAGGGCTACACAGCCTTCACAATCATTGGAATCATGTTGGTCGTGGCAGGTACTGCTTTTTTGCGGGCAGAAGCCGGATAA
- a CDS encoding ABC transporter substrate-binding protein, with the protein MKSPRYRSRRQFLQFSAALVSTLALSNCQRSPSDSAATSPEAPASSPASPPGEPLHIYTWADYFDEEVYKRFTEKTGIEVVADVYDANETMLAKMQAGGGNQYSILYPSDYMVKQMIELNLLATMDKSRLQGLDQLRDKWQSPPYDPDNAHSIPVSWGTTGFIYNSEVLTTAPEDWDYLWENQDALAGKITLLDDVREVMGATLKSLGYSYNSTNPQELEEAYQKLRELKPAIASFQSFGWEDPLIAGDLILSMTYSILGNALPLDNPNLKYVIPSSGSSVWTDTMVIPTTAPNVDAAYAWINFMLEPENAAYAVERLKFATPSQAAFDLLPGELKDNTNLFPTAEMLAKCEGIASVGDTIDLYDQYWTELKSA; encoded by the coding sequence ATGAAAAGCCCTCGTTATCGCAGCCGACGACAGTTTTTACAATTCTCAGCGGCTCTCGTCTCCACCCTGGCTCTATCCAATTGTCAGCGATCGCCTTCTGACTCTGCCGCAACTTCCCCAGAAGCCCCTGCCAGTTCCCCCGCCTCTCCACCTGGCGAACCTCTGCACATCTACACCTGGGCAGACTACTTCGATGAAGAAGTCTACAAACGCTTCACTGAGAAAACAGGCATCGAGGTTGTTGCTGATGTTTACGATGCCAATGAAACGATGCTTGCCAAAATGCAGGCGGGCGGAGGCAACCAGTACAGCATTCTCTATCCCTCCGACTATATGGTGAAGCAGATGATCGAACTCAACCTGCTCGCCACAATGGACAAGTCGCGACTACAGGGACTCGATCAACTGCGCGACAAATGGCAAAGCCCACCCTATGACCCCGACAACGCCCACAGCATTCCCGTCAGTTGGGGCACCACAGGCTTCATCTACAACAGCGAGGTGCTAACAACGGCTCCCGAAGATTGGGATTATCTCTGGGAAAACCAGGATGCCCTCGCTGGCAAAATCACATTGTTAGATGATGTTCGAGAAGTCATGGGAGCCACGCTCAAATCTTTGGGGTATTCCTACAACTCGACCAACCCCCAGGAATTGGAGGAAGCTTACCAGAAACTACGGGAACTGAAACCCGCGATCGCCTCCTTCCAGTCCTTCGGTTGGGAAGATCCACTAATTGCAGGGGATCTCATCCTCAGCATGACCTACTCCATTCTGGGAAATGCACTGCCGCTCGATAACCCCAACCTGAAGTACGTCATCCCCAGCAGTGGCTCCTCCGTCTGGACGGACACAATGGTCATCCCAACAACCGCTCCTAACGTGGATGCCGCCTATGCCTGGATTAACTTCATGCTGGAACCTGAAAATGCCGCCTATGCCGTCGAACGGCTAAAATTTGCGACCCCCAGCCAAGCTGCATTTGACCTGTTACCGGGTGAACTCAAGGACAACACAAATCTCTTCCCCACCGCTGAAATGTTGGCGAAGTGCGAGGGTATCGCGTCGGTTGGTGACACCATCGACCTGTATGACCAATATTGGACTGAACTGAAGAGTGCTTGA
- the coaBC gene encoding bifunctional phosphopantothenoylcysteine decarboxylase/phosphopantothenate--cysteine ligase CoaBC, which produces MQGKRVLVGIGGGIAAYKVCEVISTLAKAGAEVRAILTESAQAFITPLTIATLSRHPAYTNQDFWQASHHRPLHIELGEWAEVFLIAPLTANTLGKLAYGLADNLLTNTVLASACPVLLAPAMNTEMWEQQSVQRNWQLVQSDRRYHAVGPGSGILACDRVGAGRMAEPPELLAHLESLLHTRGDRDLTGKHFLISAGGTREHLDPVRFIGNPSTGKMGIALAQAALHRGATVTLVHAPMDTGLLTGLRGARLISVVSAAEMHRALLECFPDADWTVMAAAVGDVSPAEYSAEKLPKRSLPTTLNLNFVPDIVADLSSRKQPHQTIIGFAAQTGDIITPALDKLHRKKLDAIVANPVDISGSGFGSDQNQAVFLDSQGNQVVIAQCSKLQMAHHLFDFVKTLPLSDTDLSN; this is translated from the coding sequence ATGCAAGGAAAACGAGTTTTAGTCGGCATCGGTGGTGGCATCGCGGCATACAAGGTCTGTGAAGTCATTTCCACGCTTGCCAAAGCAGGAGCCGAGGTTAGAGCTATTTTGACGGAGAGTGCTCAGGCGTTTATCACGCCATTGACGATCGCCACTCTCTCCCGTCACCCTGCCTATACTAATCAAGACTTCTGGCAAGCCAGCCATCACCGTCCCCTGCACATTGAGTTGGGGGAATGGGCGGAGGTGTTTTTGATTGCTCCTCTGACCGCCAACACGCTCGGAAAGTTGGCGTATGGTCTGGCAGACAATCTGCTGACCAACACGGTTTTGGCATCCGCCTGTCCAGTCTTGCTGGCTCCCGCCATGAATACAGAGATGTGGGAGCAGCAATCCGTACAGCGCAACTGGCAACTGGTTCAGAGCGATCGCCGTTATCATGCAGTCGGTCCCGGATCAGGCATTTTGGCGTGCGATCGCGTCGGGGCAGGACGCATGGCAGAGCCTCCAGAGTTGCTGGCTCATCTAGAATCTTTGTTGCACACCAGGGGCGATCGCGATCTGACCGGGAAACACTTTCTCATCAGCGCAGGTGGCACACGCGAGCATCTTGACCCGGTTCGGTTTATCGGCAATCCCTCGACGGGCAAAATGGGGATCGCTCTGGCACAGGCTGCCCTGCATCGGGGAGCCACGGTCACACTGGTTCATGCTCCCATGGATACAGGGTTGTTAACCGGATTACGAGGAGCACGGCTGATCTCAGTAGTCAGTGCCGCTGAAATGCATCGGGCATTGCTGGAATGTTTCCCGGATGCTGATTGGACGGTCATGGCAGCAGCCGTGGGTGATGTCAGCCCCGCTGAATACAGTGCCGAGAAGTTGCCGAAGCGATCGCTCCCCACAACCCTCAATCTCAATTTTGTGCCCGATATCGTAGCAGACCTGAGCAGCCGCAAACAGCCCCATCAAACGATCATTGGCTTTGCTGCCCAAACTGGAGACATCATCACGCCAGCGTTGGATAAGTTGCACCGCAAAAAACTGGATGCGATCGTGGCAAACCCCGTGGATATCAGTGGCAGTGGCTTTGGCAGCGATCAAAACCAAGCCGTTTTTCTAGATAGTCAGGGCAATCAAGTGGTCATTGCTCAGTGCAGTAAGTTACAAATGGCACATCACCTGTTTGATTTTGTAAAGACATTGCCTCTAAGTGACACTGACCTTTCAAACTAA
- the isiD gene encoding protein IsiD: MKTLHFSEQDVAKMTETDVAELAQRLDQDAYTSPFEGLEDWHLLRAIAFQRPSLVEPYMYLLDLEAYDEA, from the coding sequence ATGAAAACACTACATTTTTCTGAACAGGATGTCGCCAAAATGACAGAGACGGACGTCGCTGAATTGGCACAGCGTTTAGATCAAGATGCTTACACCAGTCCTTTTGAAGGTCTAGAGGATTGGCATCTGCTGCGGGCGATCGCCTTTCAGCGTCCAAGTCTGGTAGAACCCTACATGTACTTACTCGACCTAGAGGCATATGACGAAGCCTAA
- a CDS encoding alpha/beta hydrolase, whose product MTLNAIAIPAKTQPAQGLLVLLHGWGANAQDVAALASYLKLPEYQFVFPDAPFPHPYNPTGKKWYGFPDDYDFCSRDDFQAKPDLLQSRQTLTDWLLSLESATGVPLNRTVLAGFSQGGAMTLDVGLRLPLAALMVLSGYLHTPLQLETPPVAPVLMVHGTLDNVVSITAARQARDSLIAAGVQLDYQEFVMGHEIQLEILQIMQSFIGKLPLL is encoded by the coding sequence ATGACTCTCAACGCGATCGCCATTCCCGCTAAAACCCAACCTGCCCAAGGGTTGCTTGTCCTGCTTCACGGGTGGGGAGCCAATGCTCAAGACGTGGCTGCTTTAGCCTCTTACTTAAAGTTGCCAGAGTATCAATTCGTCTTCCCGGATGCTCCATTTCCCCATCCTTACAATCCAACTGGTAAGAAGTGGTATGGCTTTCCAGATGACTACGACTTTTGCAGTCGGGACGATTTTCAAGCTAAACCAGACCTACTCCAAAGCCGACAAACCCTGACGGATTGGCTCCTCTCGTTGGAGTCGGCAACTGGAGTTCCCCTCAATCGCACCGTTCTAGCGGGCTTTTCTCAAGGCGGAGCGATGACCCTGGATGTGGGCCTACGCCTTCCCCTGGCAGCTTTAATGGTGCTGAGCGGCTATTTACACACCCCCCTCCAACTTGAAACTCCCCCCGTTGCCCCTGTGTTGATGGTGCATGGCACCCTAGACAACGTTGTGTCGATCACAGCGGCTCGACAGGCACGAGATTCTCTAATTGCAGCAGGAGTTCAACTGGATTATCAAGAATTTGTAATGGGTCACGAAATTCAGCTAGAAATTCTACAGATTATGCAAAGTTTTATAGGAAAGCTACCTCTGCTCTAG
- a CDS encoding aldo/keto reductase, with product MQVPSLSLHAQGLRCSRLVVGVWRLAEWQMTSEDLLDFLHTCLDLGITTIDHADIYGDYTCEGLFGEALQKEPGLRDRLQLISKCGIKLVSSNRSQHQIKHYDTSRAHILTSVNNSLQQLHTDYLDLLLLHRPDPLMDADETAEALMSLIQSGKVRYVGVSNFTPSQYDLLASRLSVPLVTNQIEISVLHLDPFLDGTLDQCQRLRIAPMAWSPLGGGALFQRSEAQAQRIYTSLTKVGQELGGLREDQVALAWLLTHPANIVPILGTGNLDRIQAAVGAIDVKLTREQWFRIWSASTGTDVP from the coding sequence ATGCAGGTTCCTTCCCTTTCGCTCCATGCTCAAGGTTTACGCTGTTCTCGTCTGGTCGTTGGGGTGTGGCGACTGGCGGAGTGGCAAATGACCTCTGAGGATTTGTTGGATTTTCTACACACTTGCCTGGATTTAGGAATCACGACCATTGATCATGCCGATATCTATGGAGATTACACCTGTGAGGGGTTATTTGGGGAAGCGTTGCAAAAAGAACCAGGACTGCGCGATCGCCTCCAACTCATTAGCAAATGCGGCATTAAATTAGTGTCTTCTAACCGTTCTCAACACCAGATCAAGCACTACGACACCAGCCGCGCTCACATTCTTACTTCTGTCAATAATTCGCTTCAGCAACTTCACACAGACTATCTCGATCTCCTGCTGCTCCATCGTCCTGACCCGTTGATGGATGCCGATGAAACCGCAGAGGCGTTGATGAGTCTGATTCAAAGTGGCAAAGTTCGCTATGTGGGCGTTTCTAACTTTACGCCCAGTCAGTATGACTTGTTAGCATCTCGGTTGAGCGTGCCGCTGGTCACAAATCAGATTGAGATCTCTGTGTTGCATTTAGACCCATTTCTGGATGGGACGCTTGACCAGTGTCAACGACTCCGGATTGCGCCGATGGCGTGGTCGCCGTTGGGGGGTGGCGCGCTATTTCAGCGGTCAGAGGCACAAGCCCAGCGGATATACACGAGCCTTACCAAAGTTGGGCAGGAACTCGGCGGACTTAGAGAGGATCAGGTTGCTCTAGCGTGGCTGTTGACTCATCCCGCCAATATTGTCCCTATTTTGGGTACTGGCAACCTCGATCGCATTCAGGCGGCTGTGGGTGCTATAGACGTCAAGTTAACGCGAGAGCAATGGTTCAGGATTTGGAGTGCGTCAACGGGGACTGATGTGCCTTAA